One window from the genome of Procambarus clarkii isolate CNS0578487 chromosome 90, FALCON_Pclarkii_2.0, whole genome shotgun sequence encodes:
- the LOC138359319 gene encoding uncharacterized protein PF3D7_1120000-like — translation MKDTLRCMKYTLKDMKDTLSAIKDTLRDMKDTLRDMTDTRKHMKDNFKDMKDTLRDDTFRDIKNSRRYIKNTLKDIKDTLKDMTDTIRDMKDALKYIMDTLRDMKDILRDMKDTVREMKDTLIDIKDTLRDMNDTLRDIMDTLRPTKDTLSPLEDTLRNMKDTLRDMTDTRKHMKDNFKDMKATLRDMKDSLRDIKDSHRPMKNTLRPHERYSQTP, via the exons atgaaggatactctcagatgcATGAAGTACACTCTCAAagatatgaaggatactctcagcgccatcaaggatactctcagagacatgaaggatacactCAGAGACATGACAGATACTCGCAAACACATGAAGGATAATTTCAaagacatgaaagatactctcagagac GATACTTTCAGAGACATCAAGAATTCTCGCAGATATATCAAGAATACTCTCAaagacatcaaggatactctcaaaGACATGACGGATACtatcagagacatgaaggatgctCTCAAATATATcatggatactctcagagacatgaaagatattctcagagacatgaaggatactgtcAGAgaaatgaaggatactctcatagacataaaggatactctcagagacatgaacgaCACTCTCAGAGACATCATGGATACTCTCAGACCCACGAAGGATACTCTCAGTCCCCTTGAA GACACTCTTAgaaacatgaaggatactctcagagacatgacagATACTCGCAAACACATGAAGGATAATTTCAAAGACATGAAagctactctcagagacatgaaggattctCTCAGAGATATTAAGGATTCTCACAGACCTATGAAGAATACTCTCAGACCCCATGAAAGATACTCTCAGACCCCATGA
- the LOC138359318 gene encoding uncharacterized protein, whose amino-acid sequence MKDTRRPFEDTLRDMKDTLREMNDTFITMNYTLKDMKDTLRHMNDTLSDLKDTPSDMKDTLRDILDTLRDMKGTLRPIIDTLRDMKHTLRDIKDTLRDMKHTFRTMKDTPRDLKNTLRYIKDTLRPHEGYSQRHEGHSQTHEAYSLRHEGDSQSHKGMDTLKDMKDTFIDMMHTLRDMKDTLRNLKDTLRPMKDTLRDMKDTLRDRKGTLRDMKDSLRPMKDTRRDMKDTHIDMKDTLRDMTAPMKDTLKDFNDTLRDTKNTLRDMNDTLRDMKNTLRDLKDILRVINDTLNDRKDTLNDSKDTLRDIKDTLSPMKDSLRPP is encoded by the exons ATGAAGGATACTCGCAGACCCTTTGAGGATAcactcagagacatgaaggatactctcagagaaatGAATGATACTTTCATAACCATGAATTACACTCTcaaagacatgaaggatactctcaggcaCATGAATGATACTCTCAGCGACTTGAAGGATACTCCCagcgacatgaaggatactctcagagatatACTGGACACTCTCAGAGATATGAAGGGTACTCTCAGACCGATTATTGATACTCTCAGAGATATGAagcatactctcagagacataaaggatactctcagagacatgaagcatACGTTCAGAACCATGaaggatactcctagagacttgaAGAATACTCTCAGATATATTAAGGATACTCTCAGAccccatgaaggatactctcagagacatgaaggacacTCACAGACCCATGAAGCATACTCTCTGAGACATGAAGGAGACTCTCAGAGTCATAAGGGAATGGATACTCTtaaagacatgaaggatactttcATAGACATGAtgcatactctcagagacatgaaggatactctcagaaacttgaaggatactctcagacccatgaaggatactctcagagacatgaaggatactctcagagacaggaagggtactctcagagacatgaaggattccCTTAGACCTATGAAAGATACtcgcagagacatgaaggatactcacatagatatgaaggatactctcagagacatgacgg CccccatgaaggatactctcaaagaCTTCAATGATACGCTCAGAGACACGAagaatactctcagagacatgaatgaTACTCTCAGAGATATGAAGAATACTCTCAGAGACTTGAaggatattctcagagtcatcaatgaTACTCTCAACGACAGAAAGGATACTCTCAACGACagcaaggatactctcagagacatcaaggatacACTGAGTCCCATGAAGGATTCTCTCAGACCCCCATGa
- the LOC138359320 gene encoding uncharacterized protein PF3D7_1120000-like — protein sequence MKHTLRGIKDTLRPMNDFLIDMEDTLRGMMDTLKDMNDTLRDMKDTLRDITDTLRHIKNSLSIIKDSLRDMKDTLRPMKDSLRDLTDTLRDLTDTLKDMKDTLKVITDTLSDSKDTLKDVKDTLTDIKDTLRDIKDTLRDMKYTRKDLADALRDMKDTLRNLKETVRDMKDTLREMKDTLRDMKDTQKHEGYSHRHEGYSQRHEKYSQRHEGYSQSLGSILA from the coding sequence ATGAAGCATACTCTCAGAGGCATCAAGGATACTCTAAGACCCATGAATGATTTTCTCATAGACATGGAGGATACTCTCAGAGGCATGATGGATACTCTCAAAGACATGaacgatactctcagagacatgaaggatactctcagagacatcacgGATACTCTCAGACACATTAAGAATTCTCTCAGCATCATCAAGGATTCTCTCAGAGATATGAAGGATACTCTAAGACCCATGAAGGATTCTCTCAGAGACTTAACAGATACTCTCAGAGACTTAACAGATACTCTcaaagacatgaaggatactctcaaagTCATCACAGATACTCTTAGCGACAGTAAGGATACCCTAAAAGACGTCAAGGATACTCTCAcagacatcaaggatactctcagagatatcaaggatactctcagagacatgaagtatACTCGTAAAGACTTGGCGGATGCTcttagagacatgaaggataccctCAGAAACCTGAAGGAAActgtcagagacatgaaggatactctcagagaaatGAAGGATACTCTAAGAGACATGAAGGACACTCAgaaacatgaaggatactctcatagacatgaaggatactctcagagacacgaaaaatactctcagagacatgaaggatactctcagtccCTAGGAAGTATACTCGcatag